Proteins encoded together in one Carya illinoinensis cultivar Pawnee chromosome 3, C.illinoinensisPawnee_v1, whole genome shotgun sequence window:
- the LOC122303577 gene encoding protein CELLULOSE SYNTHASE INTERACTIVE 1-like has translation MEDPDGTLASVAQCIEHLRQSSSSVQEKEYSLRQLLDLIDTRENAFSAVGSHSQAVPVLVSLLRSGSLGVKIQAATVLGSLCKENELRVKVLLGGCIPPLLGLLKSSSAEGQVAAAKTIYAVSQGGAKDHVGSKIFSTEGVVPALWEQLAKGIKTGDIVDSLLTGALKNLSSSTEGFWTATIQAGGVDVLVKLLTTGQSSTQANVSFLLACMMMEDASFCSKVLSAEATKQLLKLLGPGNEAPVRAEAAGALKSLSAQCKEARREIANFNGIPALINATIAPSKEFMQGEYAQALQENAMCALANISGGLSYVISSLGQSLESCTSPAQVADTLGALASALMIYDSTAESTRASDPLVIEQTLLKQFKPHLPFLVQERTIEALASLYGNSVLSIKLANSDAKHLLVGLITMATNEVQDELIKALLTLCNNEGSLWRALQGREGVQLLISLLGLSSEQQQECAVALLCLLSNENDESKWAITAAGGIPPLVQILESGSAKAKEDSASILGNLCNHSEDIRACVESADAVPALLWLLKNGSPNGKEIAAKTLNHLIHKSDTATISQLTALLTSDLPESKVYVLDALKSMLSVVPLNDILREGIAANDAMETMIKILSSTKEETQAKSASALAGIFETRKDLRESNMAVKTLWSAMKLLNVESESILVESSRCLAAIFLSIKENRDVAAVARDTLSPLVVLANSSVLEVAELATCALANLILDCEISENAVPEEIILPATRVLGEGTVSGKTHAAAAIARLLHSRRIDSALTDCVNRAGTVLALVSFLESIIGGSVDTSEALDALAILSRSEGASGQIKPAWAVLAEFPKSIAPIVSSIVDAAPLLQDKAIEILSRLCRDQFTVLGDTVACASGCISSISQRVISSTNPKVKIGGAAALICAATVNHQRVVEDLNQSHLCISLIQSLVTMLHSGQPSSGNQGDDEKESISIYRHAKEEAGNSKSNRGTLVISGVNLAIWLLSVLACHDEKSKTVIMEAGAIEVLTDRISDCFSQYTQIDFKEDSSTWVCALLLAILFQDRDIIRAHATMKCIPVLANFLKSEESANRYFAAQAITSLVCNGSRGTLLSVANSGAAVGLISLLGCADVDIYDLLELSEEFALVRYPEQVSLERLFRVDDIRVGATSRKAIPALVDLLKPIPDRPGAPFLALGLLTQLAKDCPPNKIVMVESGALEALTKYLSLGPQDATEEAATDLLGILFSSAEIRRHESAFGSVSQLVAVLRLGGRGARYSAAKALESLFSADHIRNAETSRQAVQPLVEILNTGSEREQHAAIAALVRLLSENPSRALAVADVEMNAVDVLCRILSSNCSMELKGDAAELCGVLFGNTRIRSTMAAARCVEPLVSLLVTEFSPAQQSIVCALDKLVDDEQLAELVAAHGAVIPLVGLLYGRNYMLHEAISRALVKLGKDRPACKMEMVKAGIIESILSILHEAPDFLCAAFAELLRILTNNASIAKGPSAAKVVEPLFLLLTRPEFGPDGQHSALQVLVNILEHPQCRDEYTLTSHQAIEPLIPLLDSPASAVQQLAAELLSHLLLEERLQKDSVTQQVIGPLIRVLGSGIHILQQRAVKALVSLALTWPNEIAKEGGVNELSKVILQADPSLPHALWESAASVLASILQFSSDFYLEVPVAVLVRLLRSGSESSVVGALNALLVLESDDATSAEAMAESGAIEALLELLRSHQCEETAARLLEVLLNNVKIRETKATKSAILPLSQYLLDPQTQAQQARLLATLALGDLFQNEGLARSTDAVSACRALVNVLEEQPTEEMKVVAICALQNLVMYSRSNKRAVAEAGGVQVVLDLIGSSDPDTSIQAAMFVKLLFSNHTIQEYASSETVRAITAAIEKDLWATGTVNEEYLKALNALFSNFPRLRATEPATLSIPHLVTSLKTGSEATQEASLDALFLLRQAWSACPAEVSRAQSIAAADAIPLLQYLIQSGPPRFQEKAEFLLQCLPGTLVVIIKRGNNMKQSVGNPSVYCKLTLGNTPPRQTQVVATGPNPEWDESFSWSFESPPKGQKLHISCKNKSKMGKSSFGKVTIQIDRVVMLGAVAGEYTLLPQSKSGPTRNLEIEFQWSNK, from the exons ATGGAGGATCCAGATGGGACATTAGCAAGTGTTGCTCAATGCATTGAGCACCTGCGTCAGAGTTCCTCCTCTGTACAAGAGAAAGAGTATTCATTGAGACAATTGCTGGATCTTATTGACACACGTGAAAATGCTTTCAGTGCCGTTGGATCTCACTCTCAGGCAGTTCCAGTTCTTGTTTCTCTACTCCGGTCGGGTTCACTTGGAGTGAAGATACAGGCTGCAACTGTTTTAGGTTCTCTTTGCAAGGAGAATGAGCTACGAGTAAAAGTCTTGCTTGGTGGATGCATTCCACCATTGCTTGGTCTACTCAAGTCCAGCTCAGCAGAAGGCCAAGTTGCAGCTGCAAAGACTATTTATGCTGTTTCACAAGGTGGTGCGAAGGATCATGTTGGATCAAAAATTTTTTCAACCGAAGGGGTTGTTCCTGCACTCTGGGAGCAACTAGCAAAAGGAATCAAGACTGGGGATATAGTTGATAGCTTATTGACTGGAGCATTAAAGAACCTTTCCAGCAGCACTGAGGGATTCTGGACTGCAACAATTCAAGCTGGAGGTGTGGATGTCCTTGTGAAGTTGCTGACAACAGGACAGTCGAGCACTCAAGCAAATGTGTCCTTTCTTCTTGCATGTATGATGATGGAGGATGCATCGTTTTGTTCTAAAGTGTTGTCTGCAGAAGCTACAAAACAACTCCTCAAGCTATTAGGACCTGGAAATGAAGCTCCTGTCCGAGCAGAAGCTGCCGGTGCTCTTAAGTCTCTTTCAGCCCAATGCAAAGAAGCGAGGCGGGAGATTGCTAATTTCAATGGTATTCCTGCTTTGATAAATGCTACCATAGCTCCTTCCAAAGAGTTCATGCAGGGGGAATATGCCCAAGCATTGCAGGAGAATGCTATGTGTGCTTTAGCAAACATTTCTGGTGGTTTGTCATACGTCATCTCAAGCCTTGGTCAAAGCCTTGAATCATGCACTTCACCTGCCCAAGTTGCCGACACATTAGGAGCATTAGCTTCCGCTTTGATGATATATGATAGTACAGCAGAATCTACTAGGGCATCGGATCCTCTGGTTATTGAGCAGACTTTGCTTAAGCAGTTCAAACCCCACTTACCTTTTCTTGTGCAGGAGCGTACAATAGAAGCCCTGGCCAGTTTGTATGGGAATTCTGTACTGTCAATAAAACTTGCAAACTCTGATGCAAAGCATTTGCTTGTTGGTTTGATAACAATGGCCACCAATGAAGTGCAGGATGAGCTTATAAAAGCTCTTCTCACTCTTTGTAACAATGAAGGTAGTCTGTGGCGTGCCCTGCAAGGCCGTGAAGGAGTCCAGCTATTGATTTCTCTTCTGGGGCTTTCATCAGAACAACAGCAAGAATGTGCAGTGGCATTACTATGCCTTCTATCTAACGAAAATGATGAAAGCAAATGGGCTATCACTGCTGCTGGTGGCATACCTCCACTTGTGCAAATACTTGAGTCAGGGTCTGCAAAAGCCAAGGAAGATTCAGCATCAATCCTTGGGAACCTATGCAATCACAGTGAAGATATTCGTGCATGTGTTGAAAGTGCTGATGCTGTTCCTGCATTATTATGGCTGCTGAAAAATGGAAGTCCCAATGGGAAGGAAATTGCTGCAAAAACTTTGAATCATTTAATCCACAAATCTGATACTGCAACCATCAGCCAGCTTACTGCATTATTGACCAGTGATCTACCTGAATCTAAAGTTTACGTTTTGGATGCCTTGAAAAGCATGCTCTCTGTGGTTCCCCTCAATGATATCTTACGTGAAGGAATTGCTGCCAATGATGCAATGGAGACAATGATAAAAATCTTGAGCTCAACTAAGGAAGAGACTCAGGCTAAGTCTGCATCAGCTCTAGCTGGAATTTTTGAAACTAGGAAGGACCTGCGTGAAAGTAACATGGCTGTTAAAACTCTTTGGTCAGCCATGAAGCTGCTTAATGTTGAATCTGAAAGCATACTGGTAGAGTCATCACGTTGTCTTGCTGCAATATTTCTTTCAATCAAAGAGAACCGGGATGTTGCAGCTGTTGCTAGAGACACATTGTCTCCCTTGGTTGTGCTTGCTAACTCTTCAGTTCTGGAAGTTGCTGAGCTGGCAACATGTGCTCTGGCAAATCTTATTTTAGATTGTGAAATATCAGAGAATGCTGTGCCTGAAGAAATTATTTTGCCTGCTACTAGGGTTCTGGGTGAAGGAACAGTCTCTGGAAAGACACATGCGGCAGCAGCAATTGCTCGTCTGCTCCATTCTCGCCGAATTGATTCTGCCTTAACTGACTGTGTGAATCGTGCTGGAACAGTTCTTGCATTGGTTTCTTTTCTAGAATCTATTATTGGTGGATCTGTTGACACATCGGAGGCACTAGATGCACTTGCGATTCTGTCCAGATCAGAGGGTGCTAGTGGGCAAATAAAACCTGCATGGGCAGTTTTAGCTGAATTCCCAAAAAGTATTGCCCCAATAGTTTCATCTATTGTTGATGCAGCACCATTGTTGCAGGATAAAGCTATTGAGATATTGTCACGGCTTTGCCGGGATCAGTTTACTGTTTTAGGAGATACAGTTGCCTGTGCCTCTGGATGTATATCCTCAATTTCTCAAAGGGTGATCAGTTCCACAAACCCAAAGGTCAAAATTGGGGGAGCTGCAGCGCTCATTTGTGCTGCGACAGTTAATCACCAAAGAGTAGTGGAAGATCttaatcaatcacatttgtGTATCTCTCTTATTCAGTCTCTTGTTACAATGCTTCATTCTGGACAGCCTTCTTCGGGAAATCAGGGTGATGATGAGAAGGAATCCATTAGCATTTACAGGCATGCTAAAGAAGAAGCTGGGAATAGCAAATCCAATAGAGGAACATTGGTCATATCTGGTGTGAACCTAGCAATATGGCTACTTTCTGTTCTTGCCTGTCATGATGAAAAGAGTAAAACTGTTATTATGGAGGCTGGAGCAATTGAAGTCCTCACTGATAGAATATCAGACTGCTTTTCTCAGTACACTCAG ATTGATTTTAAGGAAGATAGCAGCACCTGGGTTTGTGCTCTACTTTTAGCAATTTTATTTCAAGATAGAGATATCATACGAGCACATGCAACCATGAAATGTATACCAGTACTTGCAAATTTCTTGAAGTCAGAGGAGTCAGCAAACAGATATTTTGCTGCTCAAGCAATCACCAGTTTGGTGTGTAATGGTAGCAGGGGGACTCTTCTATCCGTTGCAAATTCTGGGGCTGCAGTTGGGCTTATTTCCCTACTTGGCTGTGCTGATGTTGACATATATGATCTTCTGGAGCTGTCAGAGGAATTTGCTTTGGTGCGATATCCAGAGCAAGTGTCTCTTGAGAGGTTGTTCAGAGTTGACGACATTAGGGTCGGTGCTACTTCCAGGAAAGCAATACCTGCCCTTGTTGATCTGCTTAAACCAATTCCTGATCGTCCTGGAGCACCATTTCTAGCACTTGGACTTCTGACTCAGCTGGCAAAAGACTGTCCACCAAATAAGATTGTAATGGTAGAATCAGGAGCTTTGGAAGCGCTGACCAAATATCTTTCACTTGGGCCACAAGATGCAACTGAGGAGGCTGCGACTGATCTATTAGGTATCCTATTCAGCAGTGCTGAAATTCGGAGACATGAGTCTGCATTTGGCTCTGTCAGTCAACTGGTAGCAGTTTTACGTTTAGGTGGACGGGGTGCAAGATATAGTGCTGCCAAAGCATTGGAAAGCCTGTTTTCTGCTGATCATATTAGGAATGCTGAAACTTCCCGACAAGCTGTTCAACCCTTGGTGGAGATTCTTAATACCGGTTCAGAGAGGGAGCAGCATGCTGCTATTGCTGCATTGGTTAGGTTACTAAGTGAAAACCCGTCGAGAGCCCTTGCCGTTGCAGATGTTGAAATGAATGCAGTGGATGTACTTTGCAGGATCCTTTCATCAAATTGTTCGATGGAGCTGAAAGGGGATGCTGCTGAATTGTGTGGCGTTCTTTTTGGAAATACACGGATCAGGTCCACAATGGCTGCAGCACGCTGTGTTGAGCCTCTGGTTTCTCTTCTTGTAACTGAGTTCAGTCCTGCTCAGCAGTCAATTGTCTGTGCGTTGGATAAACTTGTTGATGATGAGCAACTGGCAGAACTAGTTGCTGCACATGGTGCGGTTATTCCTCTTGTTGGCCTCCTATATGGTAGGAATTACATGCTTCACGAGGCTATTTCTAGAGCTCTTGTGAAGTTAGGGAAAGACAGGCCTGCTTGTAAGATGGAAATGGTGAAAGCTGGAATAATTGAAAGCATACTCAGCATCCTCCATGAAGCACCAGATTTTCTTTGTGCTGCCTTTGCTGAACTGCTGCGAATATTGACCAATAATGCTAGCATTGCCAAAGGACCATCTGCTGCAAAAGTCGTTGAGCCCCTTTTTCTGTTGCTGACAAGGCCGGAATTTGGGCCTGATGGGCAGCACAGTGCATTACAAGTTCTTGTCAATATCTTAGAGCATCCACAGTGTCGTGATGAGTATACACTGACCTCTCACCAAGCTATAGAGCCACTTATACCTTTACTTGATTCTCCAGCTTCAGCAGTGCAACAGTTGGCAGCTGAGCTTCTATCCCATCTACTCTTGGAGGAACGACTTCAGAAGGATTCAGTGACACAGCAAGTGATTGGTCCTCTTATACGCGTTCTTGGTTCTGGTATACACATACTGCAGCAGAGAGCTGTGAAGGCTCTTGTAAGCCTGGCACTAACGTGGCCAAATGAGATCGCAAAAGAGGGCGGTGTCAATGAACTTTCCAAAGTCATATTGCAAGCCGATCCTTCACTTCCTCATGCTTTGTGGGAATCTGCTGCTTCTGTTTTGGCAAGCATTCTGCAATTTAGTTCCGACTTTTATTTGGAAGTGCCTGTGGCTGTGTTGGTGAGGTTGCTTCGTTCTGGCTCAGAGAGCTCAGTAGTTGGTGCATTGAATGCTCTTCTGGTGTTGGAAAGTGATGATGCAACCAGTGCTGAAGCAATGGCTGAAAGTGGTGCCATAGAGGCTCTTTTGGAACTTCTGAGGAGTCATCAGTGCGAGGAAACTGCTGCAAGGCTGCTGGAAGTACTGTTGAACAATGTGAAGATCAGAGAAACAAAAGCTACTAAATCTGCCATTTTACCATTGTCCCAGTACCTCTTGGACCCACAAACCCAAGCTCAACAAGCAAGGTTACTGGCCACTTTGGCCCTTGGTGATCTATTCCAGAATGAGGGCCTTGCTCGAAGCACTGATGCTGTTTCTGCTTGCCGTGCTCTCGTAAATGTGCTTGAAGAACAACCTACAGAAGAAATGAAAGTGGTAGCTATATGTGCACTGCAAAACCTTGTGATGTACAGTCGTTCAAATAAAAGAGCAGTTGCTGAGGCTGGTGGCGTACAGGTTGTATTGGATCTTATTGGTTCGAGTGATCCAGATACATCCATACAGGCAGCAATGTTTGTCAAACTTCTCTTCTCTAATCATACTATTCAAGAGTATGCTTCTAGTGAAACAGTCAGAGCTATAACTG CTGCTATTGAAAAAGATTTGTGGGCCACTGGGACTGTGAATGAGGAGTATTTGAAAGCTCTAAATGCTCTCTTCAGTAACTTCCCACGTTTGAGAGCCACTGAGCCTGCAACTCTTAGCATTCCCCATCTGGTTACATCCCTCAAAACTGGTTCAGAGGCAACTCAAGAAGCTTCCTTGGACGCGCTTTTTCTTCTCCGACAAGCTTGGTCAGCATGTCCAGCAGAAGTTTCTAGAGCCCAGTCAATAGCTGCTGCAGATGCAATCCCCTTGCTGCAATACCTAATCCAGTCTGGCCCTCCTCGGTTTCAGGAGAAGGCAGAATTTCTCTTGCAGTGTTTGCCTGGTACATTGGTAGTGATAATCAAGCGCGGTAACAATATGAAGCAGTCAGTGGGAAACCCTAGTGTTTATTGTAAGCTTACGCTTGGCAACACTCCACCAAGGCAAACCCAG GTGGTTGCAACTGGTCCAAATCCAGAGTGGGATGAGagcttttcatggtcctttgaGAGTCCGCCAAAGGGCCAGAAGCTTCATATTTCTTGCAAGAACAAGAGCAAAATGGGGAAG AGCTCATTTGGAAAAGTAACAATCCAGATCGACAGGGTTGTAATGTTGGGAGCAGTTGCTGGCGAGTACACTCTGTTGCCACAAAGCAAAAGTGGGCCCACACGGAATTTAGAAATAGAGTTCCAGTGGTCAAATAAGTAA
- the LOC122303576 gene encoding MICOS complex subunit MIC60 isoform X2 yields MLRRSVLEISSLRALRRIPRQITTQIPAHSSRKEFSTRHPQNASSQPGSAGRPHDSGFLPKLIVGSVAIGAAFFAAYQTGYLDQFLRKEQRSSFKEANVHDENRDPKDIQHSVERLISSGRKEPNKLESQHPGEKIVSHENEEANKLSPTAEHGNPKVDDLKNQSQMQDKSDITAAEGLIPVQDKDSLELSQINVESNEQSADSGISSEGSPDIKSTEEDTGKTRDGIDTAPAVTQVGAVLEESDMKTLPPEHLSTENRTEDASGNELKSSGSLLEAYSLRDQTEHSATTSLKSQGNIESNTVNEALISAAGELSDAYISKDGKLVLDFLQAIHAAEERQAELDARVFAEEKRVLKEKYERNLKDAAARELMRAEEAAMLDKELKREKSKAAHALRSLQEKLEEKLKMELEQKENEAELKLNKLQEFAKAELAAAIASEKAAQIEKMAEANLHINALCMAFYARSEEARQSHFAHKLALGAIALDDALSKGLPIQTEIDALRSYLDSSDKDSVLDLVLSSLPEETRKNGADTPLQLNQKFDALKGMLRHFSLIPPGGGGILAHSLAHVASLLKVKEVDQSGDGIESVINRVENYMREGKLAEAADALEEGVRDTQAAEIVGDWVRQVRNRAITEQALTLLQSIATAISLS; encoded by the exons ATGTTACGGAG GTCGGTTTTGGAAATCTCATCGCTCCGAGCCCTTAGAAGGATCCCGAGGCAGATTACTACTCAG ATACCTGCACATTCTTCAAGAAAGGAATTCTCAACCAGACATCCACAAAATGCATCCTCGCAACCTGGTTCTGCGGGCAGGCCACATGACTCTGGCTTTTTACCAAAATTGATTGTTGGAAGTGTTGCAATTGGTGCTGCATTCTTTGCAGCTTATCAAACTGGCTATCTAGATCAATTTCTGAGGAAAGAGCAGCGTTCTTCATTCAAGGAAGCTAACGTTCATGATGAGAATAGAGATCCAAAGGATATCCAACATTCAGTGGAGAGATTAATTTCTAGTGGCCGTAAAGAGCCTAATAAACTTGAAAGCCAGCATCCAGGAGAGAAAATAGTTTCACATGAAAATGAAGAGGCTAACAAGTTAAGTCCCACTGCTGAGCATGGCAATCCAAAGGTCGACGATCTGAAAAACCAGTCTCAGATGCAAGATAAATCCGACATTACAGCTGCTGAAGGTCTTATTCCTGTCCAAGATAAAGACTCGCTGGAACTCTCTCAAATAAACGTGGAGTCTAATGAGCAAAGTGCAGATTCTGGAATCTCATCTGAAGGGAGTCCTGACATAAAAAGCACAGAGGAAGATACTGGTAAGACTCGGGATGGAATTGATACAGCACCTGCAGTTACCCAGGTTGGTGCAGTCTTAGAAGAAAGTGATATGAAAACTTTGCCACCTGAGCATCTTAGCACTGAAAATAGAACAGAG GATGCATCTGGTAATGAGTTAAAATCATCAGGTTCACTCCTTGAGGCATATAGTTTAAGGGATCAAACTGAACACAGCGCTACAACTTCTTTAAAAAGTCAGGGAAATATCGAAAGCAATACAGTAAATGAG GCTCTAATTAGTGCGGCTGGGGAGTTGAGTGATGCTTACATATCCAAAGATGGAAAATTGGTGCTTGATTTCTTACAAGCCATTCATGCTGCTGAAGAAAGACAAGCTGAGTTGGATGCTCGTGTTTTTGCTGAAGAAAAGAGAGTGTTGAAG GAGAAGTATGAAAGGAATTTAAAGGATGCAGCAGCTAGGGAACTCATGCGAGCAGAGGAGGCTGCAATGTTGGATAAG gaattaaagagagaaaaatCAAAAGCAGCTCATGCTCTCAGGTCCCTTCAGGAAAAGTTGGAAGAGAAACTCAAGATGGAACTTGAACAGAAG GAAAATGAGGCAgaattaaagttaaataaactTCAGGAGTTTGCAAAAGCAGAATTGGCCGCGGCAATTGCAAGTGAGAAGGCTGCCCAGATTGAGAAAATGGCAGAAGCAAATCTTCAT atAAATGCCTTGTGCATGGCGTTCTATGCACGATCTGAAGAAGCTCGTCAGAGTCACTTTGCCCACAAGCTTGCTTTG GGAGCAATTGCACTAGACGATGCACTTTCAAAAGGACTACCAATTCAGACAGAAATAGATGCTTTGCGCTCTTATCTTGATAGCAGTGATAAAGACTCCGTTTTAGATTTGGTCTTATCCTCTCTTCCTGAAGAAACCCGTAAAAATGGTGCTGATACTCCATTGCAATTGAATCAAAAG TTTGATGCCTTGAAAGGGATGCTACGGCACTTCAGCCTGATCCCACCTGGAGGTGGTGGCATCTTGGCACATTCTTTGGCACATGTCGCATCCTTGTTAAAG GTCAAGGAAGTTGATCAGTCAGGTGATGGAATTGAATCTGTCATCAATAGAGTTGAGAACTATATGCGAGAAGGAAAACTTGCCGAAGCAGCAGATGCTCTTGAAGAAGGTGTTAGAGACACCCAAGCTGCAGAAATAGTTGGTGATTGGGTGAGGCAAGTGAGGAACAGGGCTATTACAGAACAAGCTCTGACTCTGCTTCAATCTATTGCTACCGCCATTAGCCTTAGTTAA
- the LOC122303576 gene encoding MICOS complex subunit MIC60 isoform X1 codes for MLRRSVLEISSLRALRRIPRQITTQALENSNIPAHSSRKEFSTRHPQNASSQPGSAGRPHDSGFLPKLIVGSVAIGAAFFAAYQTGYLDQFLRKEQRSSFKEANVHDENRDPKDIQHSVERLISSGRKEPNKLESQHPGEKIVSHENEEANKLSPTAEHGNPKVDDLKNQSQMQDKSDITAAEGLIPVQDKDSLELSQINVESNEQSADSGISSEGSPDIKSTEEDTGKTRDGIDTAPAVTQVGAVLEESDMKTLPPEHLSTENRTEDASGNELKSSGSLLEAYSLRDQTEHSATTSLKSQGNIESNTVNEALISAAGELSDAYISKDGKLVLDFLQAIHAAEERQAELDARVFAEEKRVLKEKYERNLKDAAARELMRAEEAAMLDKELKREKSKAAHALRSLQEKLEEKLKMELEQKENEAELKLNKLQEFAKAELAAAIASEKAAQIEKMAEANLHINALCMAFYARSEEARQSHFAHKLALGAIALDDALSKGLPIQTEIDALRSYLDSSDKDSVLDLVLSSLPEETRKNGADTPLQLNQKFDALKGMLRHFSLIPPGGGGILAHSLAHVASLLKVKEVDQSGDGIESVINRVENYMREGKLAEAADALEEGVRDTQAAEIVGDWVRQVRNRAITEQALTLLQSIATAISLS; via the exons ATGTTACGGAG GTCGGTTTTGGAAATCTCATCGCTCCGAGCCCTTAGAAGGATCCCGAGGCAGATTACTACTCAGGCACTTGAAAATTCTAAT ATACCTGCACATTCTTCAAGAAAGGAATTCTCAACCAGACATCCACAAAATGCATCCTCGCAACCTGGTTCTGCGGGCAGGCCACATGACTCTGGCTTTTTACCAAAATTGATTGTTGGAAGTGTTGCAATTGGTGCTGCATTCTTTGCAGCTTATCAAACTGGCTATCTAGATCAATTTCTGAGGAAAGAGCAGCGTTCTTCATTCAAGGAAGCTAACGTTCATGATGAGAATAGAGATCCAAAGGATATCCAACATTCAGTGGAGAGATTAATTTCTAGTGGCCGTAAAGAGCCTAATAAACTTGAAAGCCAGCATCCAGGAGAGAAAATAGTTTCACATGAAAATGAAGAGGCTAACAAGTTAAGTCCCACTGCTGAGCATGGCAATCCAAAGGTCGACGATCTGAAAAACCAGTCTCAGATGCAAGATAAATCCGACATTACAGCTGCTGAAGGTCTTATTCCTGTCCAAGATAAAGACTCGCTGGAACTCTCTCAAATAAACGTGGAGTCTAATGAGCAAAGTGCAGATTCTGGAATCTCATCTGAAGGGAGTCCTGACATAAAAAGCACAGAGGAAGATACTGGTAAGACTCGGGATGGAATTGATACAGCACCTGCAGTTACCCAGGTTGGTGCAGTCTTAGAAGAAAGTGATATGAAAACTTTGCCACCTGAGCATCTTAGCACTGAAAATAGAACAGAG GATGCATCTGGTAATGAGTTAAAATCATCAGGTTCACTCCTTGAGGCATATAGTTTAAGGGATCAAACTGAACACAGCGCTACAACTTCTTTAAAAAGTCAGGGAAATATCGAAAGCAATACAGTAAATGAG GCTCTAATTAGTGCGGCTGGGGAGTTGAGTGATGCTTACATATCCAAAGATGGAAAATTGGTGCTTGATTTCTTACAAGCCATTCATGCTGCTGAAGAAAGACAAGCTGAGTTGGATGCTCGTGTTTTTGCTGAAGAAAAGAGAGTGTTGAAG GAGAAGTATGAAAGGAATTTAAAGGATGCAGCAGCTAGGGAACTCATGCGAGCAGAGGAGGCTGCAATGTTGGATAAG gaattaaagagagaaaaatCAAAAGCAGCTCATGCTCTCAGGTCCCTTCAGGAAAAGTTGGAAGAGAAACTCAAGATGGAACTTGAACAGAAG GAAAATGAGGCAgaattaaagttaaataaactTCAGGAGTTTGCAAAAGCAGAATTGGCCGCGGCAATTGCAAGTGAGAAGGCTGCCCAGATTGAGAAAATGGCAGAAGCAAATCTTCAT atAAATGCCTTGTGCATGGCGTTCTATGCACGATCTGAAGAAGCTCGTCAGAGTCACTTTGCCCACAAGCTTGCTTTG GGAGCAATTGCACTAGACGATGCACTTTCAAAAGGACTACCAATTCAGACAGAAATAGATGCTTTGCGCTCTTATCTTGATAGCAGTGATAAAGACTCCGTTTTAGATTTGGTCTTATCCTCTCTTCCTGAAGAAACCCGTAAAAATGGTGCTGATACTCCATTGCAATTGAATCAAAAG TTTGATGCCTTGAAAGGGATGCTACGGCACTTCAGCCTGATCCCACCTGGAGGTGGTGGCATCTTGGCACATTCTTTGGCACATGTCGCATCCTTGTTAAAG GTCAAGGAAGTTGATCAGTCAGGTGATGGAATTGAATCTGTCATCAATAGAGTTGAGAACTATATGCGAGAAGGAAAACTTGCCGAAGCAGCAGATGCTCTTGAAGAAGGTGTTAGAGACACCCAAGCTGCAGAAATAGTTGGTGATTGGGTGAGGCAAGTGAGGAACAGGGCTATTACAGAACAAGCTCTGACTCTGCTTCAATCTATTGCTACCGCCATTAGCCTTAGTTAA
- the LOC122303575 gene encoding DNA-directed RNA polymerases II, IV and V subunit 8B-like, with protein sequence MGALLFDDIFRVERVNPDGKKFDKVTRIEARSEKCGMLMQLDVNTEIYPIDKEEKFLMALSTTLSLEGGQQSIADKFEYIMHGRLYKISDEPQAKTSDGGSGPGVKVEIYVSFGGLQMMLKGEPSHCAQFELDQRLFLLMRKLN encoded by the exons ATGGGTGCGCTCCTTTTCGATGATATTTTTAGGGTGGAACGTGTGAATCCAGATGgtaaaaaatttgataaag TTACTCGAATTGAAGCACGAAGCGAGAAGTGTGGCATGTTAATGCAACTAGATGTTAATACGGAGATTTATCCTATTGATAAAGAGGAGAAATTCTTGATGGCATTATCTACCACTCTGAGTTTGGAG GGTGGGCAACAGTCAATCGCTGACAAGTTTGAATACATCATGCATGGCAGACTATATAAAATTTCAGATGAACCTCAGGCTAAAACTTCAGATGGAGGTTCAGGTCCTGGTGTGAAAGT GGAGATATACGTATCATTTGGTGGGCTTCAGATGATGCTGAAAGGGGAGCCGTCCCATTGTGCTCAGTTTGAGCTTGATCAGAGGCTGTTTCTCCTTATGAGgaagttgaattga